In the genome of Saccharomonospora viridis DSM 43017, one region contains:
- the tal gene encoding transaldolase, which yields MGNTDRLAQLSEAGVSIWLDDLSRDRLRSGYLAGLIRDKHVVGITTNPTIFANALSRSEAYDEQLRELAARGADVHTAVRELTTSDVREAADLLRDVYTATNGLDGRVSIEVDPGLARDTEKTVVEAEELWRAVDRPNIFVKIPATEEGLPAITRTLAAGISVNVTLIFSVERYRAVIDAFFAGLEQAKEAGHDLSSIQSVASFFVSRVDSEVDKRLEAIGTDEALALRGEAALANARLAYAAYQEKFASERWAALKQAGANPQRPLWASTGVKNPEYSDTRYVDELVVANTVNTMPEKTLEAVADHADIHGDTVTGTAEQAQQVFDRVTAVGIDVNDVFRTLEDEGVEKFEKSWAELLDTVRSQLESAKVQS from the coding sequence ATGGGCAACACCGACAGGCTGGCTCAGCTGTCCGAAGCGGGCGTATCGATCTGGCTCGACGACCTGTCGCGCGACCGACTGCGGTCGGGCTACCTGGCAGGGCTGATCCGCGACAAGCACGTCGTGGGGATCACCACCAACCCGACGATCTTCGCCAACGCGTTGTCTCGCAGTGAGGCGTACGACGAACAGCTGCGGGAGCTGGCGGCGCGGGGCGCGGACGTCCACACCGCCGTACGGGAACTGACCACCAGCGACGTGCGTGAGGCCGCGGACCTCCTGCGGGACGTCTACACCGCGACGAACGGTTTGGACGGTCGCGTATCGATCGAGGTGGACCCCGGGTTGGCCCGGGACACCGAGAAGACCGTGGTCGAGGCCGAGGAACTGTGGCGCGCGGTGGACCGGCCCAACATCTTCGTCAAGATCCCGGCCACCGAGGAGGGGTTGCCCGCCATCACGAGGACACTCGCGGCCGGGATCAGCGTCAACGTCACACTGATCTTCTCGGTGGAGCGTTACCGCGCCGTGATCGACGCGTTCTTCGCCGGGCTGGAGCAGGCCAAGGAAGCCGGACACGATCTGTCGAGCATCCAGTCCGTGGCCTCGTTCTTCGTCTCGCGAGTGGACTCGGAGGTGGACAAGCGGCTGGAGGCCATCGGAACCGACGAAGCGCTGGCGCTGCGTGGTGAGGCCGCCCTCGCCAACGCCCGTCTCGCCTACGCCGCCTACCAGGAGAAGTTCGCCAGTGAGCGTTGGGCGGCGCTCAAGCAGGCCGGTGCGAATCCACAGCGTCCGTTGTGGGCGTCCACGGGTGTGAAGAACCCCGAATACTCCGACACTCGTTACGTGGACGAACTCGTCGTCGCGAACACGGTCAACACGATGCCGGAGAAGACCCTGGAGGCCGTCGCCGATCACGCCGACATCCACGGCGACACGGTGACAGGCACCGCCGAGCAGGCCCAGCAGGTGTTCGACCGGGTCACCGCGGTCGGCATCGACGTCAACGACGTGTTCCGCACGCTCGAGGACGAGGGTGTGGAGAAGTTCGAGAAGTCGTGGGCGGAGCTGCTCGACACGGTCCGGAGCCAACTCGAGTCGGCGAAGGTGCAGAGCTGA
- the tkt gene encoding transketolase gives MSEIAATENNPLLRRNYPADWTDLDTRAVDTIRVLAADAVEHCGSGHPGTAMSLAPVAYSLFQRIMRHDPADPEWPARDRFILSAGHSSLTLYLQLFLAGYGLEMEDIKQLRKWGSKTPGHPEYRHTPGVETTTGPLGQGLANAVGMAMAARRERGLLDPDTPQGESPFDHHIYVIASDGDIQEGVTAEASSLAGRQELGNLIVIYDDNKISIEDDTNIAFSEDTAKRYEAYGWHVQVVEGGEDVAAFEQAIEAAKAETTRPSFIVLRTVIGYPAPNKMNTGKAHGAALGADEVAAVKEILGFDPKVSFHIDDEVLAHTRKVKERARAAREQWQQAFDAWAQANPERKELADRLRTRSLPEGWAEKLPSWEPDPKGLATRKASGEVLNAIGDALPELWGGSADLAESNNTLIKNSDSFGPESASTDMFTAHPYGRNLHFGVREHAMGAILNGIALHGGTRPYGATFLIFSDYMRPSVRLAALMKAPVIYVWTHDSIGLGEDGPTHQPVEQLASLRAIPGLNVVRPADANETAAAWKAALEDVHNPTGLALTRQNVPVLEGTSAEGVAKGGYVLAEASNGSPEVVLIATGSEVQLAVEARKVLEAEGVPASVVSMPCVEWFDRQDQEYRDAVLPPTVKARVIVEAGTAQPWYRFAGEAGEIISIEQFGASADYNTLFEKFGFTTEAVVEAARRSLAKAKS, from the coding sequence GTGTCGGAGATTGCCGCTACGGAGAACAACCCACTGTTGCGTCGGAACTACCCGGCCGACTGGACGGATCTGGACACCCGCGCGGTGGACACGATCCGCGTGCTGGCGGCCGACGCCGTCGAACACTGTGGCAGCGGACACCCCGGCACAGCCATGAGCTTGGCGCCGGTGGCGTACTCCTTGTTCCAGCGCATCATGCGCCATGACCCCGCGGATCCGGAGTGGCCGGCCCGGGACCGGTTCATCCTCTCGGCCGGACACAGCAGCCTCACGCTGTACCTCCAGCTGTTCCTCGCCGGCTACGGCCTGGAGATGGAGGACATCAAGCAGCTTCGTAAGTGGGGGTCGAAGACACCCGGCCACCCGGAGTACCGCCACACCCCGGGTGTGGAGACCACGACGGGACCGCTGGGTCAGGGGTTGGCCAACGCCGTGGGTATGGCCATGGCGGCCCGCCGGGAGCGTGGGCTGCTCGACCCGGACACCCCGCAGGGGGAAAGCCCGTTCGACCACCACATCTACGTGATCGCCTCCGACGGTGACATCCAGGAGGGCGTGACGGCCGAGGCGTCGTCTTTGGCGGGCCGGCAGGAACTCGGCAATCTGATCGTCATCTACGACGACAACAAGATCTCCATCGAGGACGACACCAACATCGCCTTCTCCGAGGACACCGCCAAGCGTTACGAGGCGTACGGCTGGCACGTCCAGGTCGTCGAGGGCGGCGAGGACGTCGCGGCCTTCGAGCAGGCCATCGAGGCCGCGAAGGCCGAGACCACCCGGCCGTCGTTCATCGTGCTGCGCACCGTGATCGGCTATCCAGCGCCGAACAAGATGAACACCGGTAAGGCCCACGGCGCTGCGCTCGGCGCCGACGAGGTGGCCGCCGTCAAGGAGATCCTCGGCTTCGACCCCAAGGTCAGCTTCCACATCGACGACGAGGTGCTCGCCCACACCCGCAAGGTGAAGGAGCGTGCACGTGCCGCTCGCGAGCAGTGGCAGCAGGCCTTCGACGCCTGGGCGCAGGCCAACCCGGAGCGGAAGGAGCTCGCCGACCGGCTCCGGACCCGCTCGCTTCCCGAGGGGTGGGCCGAGAAGCTCCCGAGCTGGGAACCCGACCCGAAGGGTCTTGCGACCCGGAAGGCGTCCGGGGAGGTCCTCAACGCCATCGGCGATGCGCTGCCCGAACTGTGGGGTGGCTCCGCCGACCTGGCCGAGAGCAACAACACCCTCATCAAGAACTCGGACTCGTTCGGCCCCGAAAGCGCCTCCACCGACATGTTCACCGCCCACCCCTACGGCAGGAACCTGCACTTCGGGGTGCGTGAACACGCGATGGGCGCGATCCTCAACGGCATCGCCCTCCACGGAGGCACCCGCCCCTACGGCGCCACGTTCCTCATCTTCAGCGACTACATGCGGCCTTCCGTCCGCCTCGCGGCGCTGATGAAGGCCCCCGTGATCTACGTGTGGACGCACGATTCGATCGGCCTCGGTGAGGACGGGCCCACCCACCAGCCGGTCGAACAGTTGGCCTCGCTGCGCGCGATCCCCGGTCTGAACGTCGTTCGCCCCGCCGACGCCAACGAAACGGCCGCGGCGTGGAAGGCGGCGCTGGAGGACGTCCACAACCCCACGGGCCTGGCACTGACCCGACAGAACGTGCCGGTGCTGGAGGGCACCAGCGCCGAAGGCGTCGCCAAGGGCGGCTACGTGCTGGCCGAGGCCTCCAACGGCTCCCCCGAGGTCGTGCTGATCGCCACGGGCTCGGAGGTGCAGCTCGCGGTGGAGGCCCGCAAGGTGCTCGAAGCCGAGGGAGTGCCCGCCAGCGTGGTGTCGATGCCGTGCGTGGAGTGGTTCGACCGGCAGGACCAGGAGTACCGCGACGCGGTTCTCCCCCCGACCGTCAAGGCCCGCGTCATCGTCGAGGCCGGGACGGCCCAGCCGTGGTACCGGTTCGCGGGCGAGGCGGGCGAGATCATCTCGATCGAGCAGTTCGGCGCCTCGGCGGACTACAACACGTTGTTCGAGAAGTTCGGGTTCACCACCGAAGCCGTGGTGGAGGCCGCCCGTCGGTCGCTGGCGAAGGCGAAGAGCTGA
- a CDS encoding heme o synthase — protein sequence MSLVNAVHGRSEHTSAVHPTGESPAGGRRGLREVIGAYAALAKPRVIELLLVTTIPAMFLAGREIPSPWLVLATLVGGTMAAGSANALNCVIDADIDKVMNRTRRRPLVRDSVPRRNALVFGIALGLISFGLLYVTVNLLAAVLAVATILFYIFVYTLLLKRRTPQNVVWGGAAGCMPVVIGWAAVTGTVEWPAFVMFGVIFFWTPPHTWALAMRYREDYERAGVPMLPVVATPKHVAKQIVVYSWVMVAWTLLLVPATSWLYAAFALLAGAWFLFYAHRLYASVARGEKTKPMALFHRSNTYLMVVFVALAVDAAIGLPVFGFPF from the coding sequence ATGTCGTTGGTGAACGCTGTGCATGGGCGCAGTGAGCACACCAGCGCCGTGCATCCCACTGGCGAGTCCCCAGCTGGTGGCCGGCGAGGTTTGCGTGAGGTCATCGGCGCGTACGCCGCGCTCGCCAAGCCGCGGGTGATCGAGCTGCTGTTGGTCACCACGATCCCCGCGATGTTCCTGGCCGGTCGGGAGATTCCGTCACCGTGGCTGGTTCTGGCCACCCTCGTGGGTGGAACGATGGCCGCGGGTAGCGCGAACGCGTTGAACTGCGTCATCGACGCCGACATCGACAAGGTCATGAACCGGACCCGGCGGCGGCCGTTGGTGCGGGACTCGGTGCCGAGGCGCAACGCGCTCGTCTTCGGCATCGCGCTCGGTCTGATCTCCTTCGGGCTGCTCTATGTGACGGTGAACCTGCTCGCCGCTGTGCTGGCGGTCGCCACGATCCTGTTCTACATCTTCGTCTACACGCTGTTGCTCAAGCGGCGTACGCCGCAGAACGTCGTGTGGGGCGGTGCGGCGGGCTGCATGCCGGTGGTCATCGGCTGGGCCGCCGTCACGGGCACGGTGGAATGGCCCGCCTTCGTCATGTTCGGCGTCATCTTCTTCTGGACCCCACCGCACACGTGGGCCCTGGCCATGCGGTACCGCGAGGACTACGAACGCGCCGGCGTGCCCATGCTGCCCGTCGTGGCGACACCGAAGCACGTGGCCAAGCAGATCGTCGTCTACTCGTGGGTGATGGTGGCGTGGACCCTGCTGCTCGTCCCGGCGACGAGCTGGCTGTACGCGGCCTTCGCCTTGCTGGCGGGTGCATGGTTCCTCTTCTACGCGCACCGGCTCTACGCCTCCGTGGCGCGGGGTGAGAAGACCAAGCCGATGGCGCTGTTCCACCGGTCGAACACCTATCTGATGGTCGTCTTCGTCGCGCTCGCCGTGGACGCCGCGATCGGTCTGCCCGTGTTCGGCTTCCCTTTCTAG
- a CDS encoding HelD family protein: MPFDRKTTFDSKTAEQTRPGSAGTSASGKSADIAAEQAYVSTLYDRLDAERELVERRLTEALRSPGETPQAAAEREAASAAHSERLAQLKAVEQGLCFGRLDFVDGHDGDSPIYIGRLGLFDEDDDYRPLLVDWRAPVARPFYLATAASPQGVRRRRHIRTLSRRVVGLDDEVLDLSADEHSNHLGLAGEAALLAALERRRTGEMSDIVATIQAEQDRIIRAELPGVLVVQGGPGTGKTAVALHRAAYLLYTYRRQLTTRGVLVVGPNSTFLRYIGQVLPSLGETGVLLATIGELFPGLSATGVDTPEAAEVKGRITMADVLAQAVRDRQIVPEDTWEVTVEDGDVLVIDRHMCERARAKARATLRPHNLARRVFVDQLLDALAEQVAQRLESNVLDDLPEIPLTEDEEDSGPMLDTRDLATIRQELAEDTHVQAALQELWPKLTPQELLSDLLTSEERLASAADGLLDEAEWRALLRRPGSLWTPADVPLLDELAELLGEDDTEARARRERQRREERAYAEGVLHVLEQDDEIIDEEVVRVRDVLDAELLAERQEASSGLSAAQRAALDRSWTFGHVIVDEAQELSEMDWRLLMRRCPTRSMTLVGDVSQTSSPAGTSSWENVLRPYVGDRWRLRELTVNYRTPAEIMELASAVLADIDPELPAPTSVRETGVAPWQRSTSPDDVAADVRRWVEEELAALDRERGGGTLAVLCPDSLEGRLAAELAETRDAAGSDDTDDNPRVSVLTVDRAKGLEFDVVIVVAPHEIATASPRGKNDLYVALTRATQRLGVVHTAPPLPALSGEQKSASTSG; this comes from the coding sequence ATGCCGTTCGATCGCAAGACGACGTTCGACAGCAAAACCGCAGAACAGACCCGGCCGGGTTCGGCCGGTACGTCGGCGTCCGGCAAGTCCGCCGACATCGCCGCTGAGCAGGCGTATGTGTCGACGCTCTACGACCGGCTCGACGCCGAACGCGAACTCGTCGAGCGCCGACTCACCGAAGCTTTGCGCAGCCCTGGGGAAACACCGCAGGCCGCGGCGGAACGTGAGGCCGCCAGCGCGGCTCACAGTGAACGGCTGGCTCAGCTCAAAGCGGTGGAGCAGGGGCTGTGTTTCGGCCGGCTCGACTTCGTGGACGGCCATGACGGGGACTCCCCGATCTACATCGGGCGCCTGGGCCTGTTCGACGAGGACGACGACTACCGACCGTTGCTGGTGGACTGGCGTGCGCCCGTAGCCCGGCCGTTCTACCTCGCCACGGCCGCATCCCCACAGGGAGTGCGGCGCCGCAGGCACATCCGCACGTTGAGCCGGCGAGTGGTCGGATTGGACGACGAGGTGCTGGATCTCAGTGCGGACGAGCACAGCAACCACCTCGGTCTGGCGGGCGAGGCCGCGCTCCTGGCCGCGCTCGAACGTCGGCGCACCGGTGAGATGTCCGACATCGTCGCGACCATCCAGGCCGAGCAGGACCGCATCATCCGCGCCGAGCTGCCCGGCGTGCTCGTCGTGCAGGGAGGTCCCGGCACCGGTAAGACCGCCGTCGCTTTGCACCGGGCCGCCTACCTGCTCTACACGTATCGGCGGCAGCTGACCACACGTGGTGTGCTCGTCGTGGGACCCAACAGCACGTTCCTGCGCTACATCGGACAGGTGCTGCCGTCCCTGGGGGAGACCGGTGTGTTGCTCGCCACCATCGGTGAGCTGTTCCCCGGACTGTCCGCCACGGGCGTCGACACGCCGGAGGCGGCCGAGGTCAAAGGCCGCATCACGATGGCGGACGTCCTCGCCCAGGCCGTCCGGGATCGGCAGATCGTGCCCGAGGACACCTGGGAGGTGACCGTCGAGGACGGGGATGTGCTGGTCATCGACCGCCATATGTGCGAGCGCGCCAGGGCGAAGGCGCGAGCCACACTGCGCCCCCACAACCTCGCGAGGCGGGTGTTCGTGGACCAGCTGCTCGATGCGTTGGCCGAACAGGTGGCCCAGCGGCTGGAGTCGAACGTGCTCGATGACCTGCCCGAGATCCCGTTGACGGAGGACGAGGAGGACAGCGGGCCGATGCTCGACACCCGCGACCTCGCCACGATCCGCCAGGAGTTGGCCGAGGACACGCACGTGCAGGCCGCCCTGCAGGAGCTGTGGCCCAAGCTCACTCCGCAGGAGCTGCTCAGCGACCTGCTCACCTCGGAGGAGCGGCTGGCCTCGGCCGCGGACGGGTTGCTGGACGAGGCGGAGTGGAGGGCCCTGCTGCGTCGGCCCGGATCCCTCTGGACGCCTGCGGACGTGCCTTTGCTGGACGAACTGGCCGAGCTCCTCGGTGAGGACGACACCGAGGCCCGTGCCCGCAGGGAGCGGCAGCGCCGGGAGGAGCGCGCCTACGCCGAGGGTGTGCTCCACGTGTTGGAACAGGACGACGAGATCATCGACGAGGAGGTCGTGCGAGTGCGCGACGTCCTCGACGCGGAACTGCTGGCCGAACGGCAGGAGGCCAGCAGCGGTCTCAGTGCCGCTCAGCGCGCGGCGTTGGACCGGTCGTGGACGTTCGGGCACGTCATCGTCGACGAGGCGCAGGAGCTGTCGGAGATGGACTGGCGGCTGCTGATGCGCCGGTGTCCGACTCGGTCGATGACCCTGGTGGGGGACGTGTCTCAGACGAGTTCACCCGCCGGTACGTCGTCGTGGGAGAACGTGCTGCGCCCGTATGTCGGCGATCGCTGGCGATTGCGGGAACTCACGGTGAATTACCGCACACCCGCCGAGATCATGGAGTTGGCCTCGGCCGTGCTCGCCGACATCGACCCCGAGCTACCGGCGCCCACGTCCGTGCGGGAGACGGGAGTCGCCCCGTGGCAGCGTTCCACGAGCCCGGACGACGTCGCCGCCGATGTCCGTCGATGGGTGGAGGAGGAGCTGGCGGCGCTGGACCGCGAGCGTGGTGGTGGCACCCTGGCCGTGCTGTGCCCGGACTCCCTGGAAGGAAGGTTGGCGGCCGAACTGGCCGAAACACGTGACGCTGCGGGATCCGACGACACCGATGACAATCCCAGAGTGTCGGTACTCACAGTGGACAGGGCCAAGGGGTTGGAGTTCGATGTCGTGATCGTGGTCGCACCTCACGAGATCGCGACCGCTTCGCCACGGGGGAAGAACGACCTGTACGTGGCGCTCACACGGGCCACCCAACGGCTCGGCGTCGTCCACACCGCACCACCGTTGCCCGCTCTCTCAGGCGAGCAAAAGTCCGCGTCGACGTCCGGATAA
- a CDS encoding FKBP-type peptidyl-prolyl cis-trans isomerase — MRNAGKIITVAAVAAALTACSPPSEQPSDLPPGADPTTSAQPSPTTQQGKACTAEDIEATPSGNAEGYEVTIPRDCEAPTELLTRELQPGNGPAAKSGDELDVDYMIVAWSDGQVKENSFGELGTLSVQLGEDQPGFQGWDEALQGAQQGSQHLIVVPENMSFAQESNHPLYGETLVVVAEVVDIAQVP; from the coding sequence ATGCGCAACGCTGGCAAGATCATCACCGTGGCGGCCGTCGCCGCGGCGCTCACGGCGTGCTCCCCTCCGAGCGAGCAGCCCTCGGACCTGCCGCCGGGAGCCGATCCCACCACCTCGGCCCAGCCTTCGCCGACGACCCAGCAGGGCAAGGCCTGCACGGCCGAGGACATCGAGGCGACACCGTCGGGCAACGCAGAGGGCTACGAGGTCACCATCCCGCGGGACTGCGAGGCGCCGACCGAGTTGCTGACCCGGGAGTTGCAGCCCGGAAACGGACCCGCCGCCAAGTCCGGGGACGAGCTCGACGTGGACTACATGATCGTCGCGTGGTCGGACGGGCAGGTGAAGGAGAACTCCTTCGGTGAGCTGGGCACCCTGAGTGTGCAGCTCGGCGAGGACCAGCCGGGGTTCCAAGGGTGGGACGAGGCGTTGCAGGGCGCCCAGCAGGGCTCGCAGCATCTGATCGTCGTCCCGGAGAACATGAGTTTCGCTCAGGAGAGCAACCACCCACTGTACGGTGAGACCCTCGTGGTGGTCGCCGAAGTTGTGGACATAGCGCAGGTACCGTGA
- a CDS encoding quinone oxidoreductase family protein encodes MVTAIRIERTGGPEVLDVADVEVGSPGPREVLIDVAAAGVNYIDTYQRSGIYQVPLPYTLGVEGAGRVIEVGSEVTELSVGDRVAWQDAPGGYAQRAVVPADMVVKLPEAVSEETAAAVMLQGITAHYLVSSTHPVSEGETVLVHAAAGGVGLLLTQLAKARGATVIGTVSTPEKERLAREAGADEVIRYTERDFVEATRAFTRGEGVDVVYDGVGASTYEGSLDCLRPRGLLALFGAASGPVPPIDPQRLNKGGSLFLTRPKTGDYTRTRQELEWRVGELFDALTEGKLDVRIGGRYPLTDARKAHEDLQGRRTTGKLLLLP; translated from the coding sequence ATGGTCACGGCGATTCGCATCGAGCGGACAGGCGGACCGGAGGTCCTCGACGTCGCCGACGTCGAGGTCGGCAGCCCAGGGCCGCGGGAAGTCCTGATCGATGTGGCTGCTGCCGGGGTGAACTACATCGACACCTATCAGCGCAGCGGCATCTACCAGGTGCCCCTGCCGTACACCCTGGGGGTCGAAGGCGCGGGCCGAGTCATCGAGGTGGGTAGTGAGGTCACCGAACTGTCCGTGGGCGATCGCGTCGCATGGCAGGACGCTCCCGGCGGCTACGCACAGCGAGCGGTCGTACCCGCGGACATGGTGGTGAAACTCCCGGAAGCAGTGTCCGAGGAGACGGCCGCGGCCGTGATGTTGCAGGGGATCACGGCTCACTACCTCGTCTCCTCCACGCATCCGGTGAGTGAGGGCGAGACCGTGTTGGTCCACGCGGCGGCGGGTGGGGTCGGACTCCTGCTGACCCAGTTGGCGAAGGCCCGAGGGGCCACCGTCATCGGCACCGTGTCGACCCCGGAGAAGGAACGGCTGGCCCGGGAGGCGGGCGCCGACGAGGTCATCCGCTACACCGAGCGGGACTTCGTCGAGGCCACGCGCGCCTTCACCCGCGGTGAGGGTGTCGACGTCGTCTACGACGGGGTGGGCGCGTCCACCTACGAGGGCAGCTTGGACTGTCTGCGTCCCCGGGGACTGTTGGCCCTGTTCGGAGCCGCCAGCGGCCCCGTGCCCCCGATCGACCCACAACGCCTCAACAAGGGCGGATCACTGTTTTTGACCCGTCCGAAGACCGGCGACTACACGCGCACCCGACAGGAACTGGAGTGGCGGGTCGGTGAGTTGTTCGACGCTTTGACGGAAGGGAAGCTCGACGTCCGTATCGGTGGGCGTTACCCGCTGACCGACGCCAGGAAGGCCCACGAGGACCTGCAGGGGCGGCGCACCACGGGCAAACTGTTGCTCCTGCCCTGA
- a CDS encoding DMT family transporter, translating into MVLPVVLGFTAAFLFAASAALQRRAVLHAAHSDPARKAATHRLPVLWLFRRLLRQRVWLLGWITNLCGFCSQAAALHFGSVALVQPLLVTQLLFALPMASAAVRQWPSLRDWLSAGAISGGVALFLSAERAAPLEGAADRSRLLLAVGVAAVTVIALLQLAQRRGPLAYSALIAASAGICYAMSAAMIKVTTDSLLTRGVAATALDWPGYLIAVTTFSGLVLGHQAYGSGSLSVAVAVMSIVNPAASFALGLLAFDVTPVAGPGPLAAVAVSGVLLAVGAFGLAHSPAVRLETRTTAKQGVYPHPG; encoded by the coding sequence GTGGTACTTCCCGTCGTTCTCGGCTTCACCGCAGCGTTTCTGTTCGCCGCGTCGGCCGCTTTGCAACGCCGCGCGGTACTGCACGCTGCGCATTCCGACCCCGCGCGTAAGGCCGCCACGCACCGGTTGCCGGTGCTGTGGCTTTTCCGGCGGTTGCTGAGGCAACGGGTGTGGTTGCTGGGGTGGATCACCAACCTCTGTGGCTTCTGTTCCCAGGCGGCGGCGTTGCACTTCGGTTCGGTGGCCTTGGTGCAGCCGCTGCTGGTGACCCAGCTGTTGTTCGCGCTCCCCATGGCGTCGGCGGCCGTGCGACAGTGGCCGTCGCTGCGGGACTGGCTCTCCGCGGGGGCGATCAGCGGCGGCGTGGCGTTGTTCTTGTCCGCGGAAAGAGCCGCTCCGTTGGAGGGCGCGGCCGACCGGAGTCGGTTACTGCTGGCCGTGGGGGTGGCGGCGGTCACCGTCATCGCGTTACTGCAGCTTGCGCAACGACGGGGACCGTTGGCCTACAGTGCGCTGATCGCCGCGTCGGCGGGCATCTGCTACGCGATGAGTGCAGCCATGATCAAGGTGACGACGGACAGCCTGCTCACCAGGGGCGTGGCCGCGACCGCTCTGGACTGGCCCGGCTACCTGATCGCGGTCACGACGTTCTCCGGGCTGGTGCTCGGTCACCAGGCGTACGGTTCGGGATCGCTGTCGGTCGCCGTGGCGGTGATGTCGATCGTGAACCCCGCGGCGAGTTTCGCGTTGGGACTGTTGGCGTTCGATGTCACACCCGTGGCCGGTCCGGGTCCACTGGCCGCTGTGGCCGTTTCCGGTGTGCTGCTGGCCGTGGGAGCGTTCGGCCTCGCCCATTCGCCTGCCGTGCGCTTGGAGACGCGTACCACAGCGAAGCAGGGTGTTTACCCCCATCCGGGGTAG
- a CDS encoding phosphatase PAP2 family protein — protein MTNTTPRAAGRSPRRRRPRWWVELLLGLALFGVYALLGALSLPGHERRAFVHGEDILAVQRMLHTDFERSVNHWLADQGWLMVVANYEYAFGYLLVTLVALVWLYRRRPRHYPWARDVFAISTLLAILCFWLYPVAPPRLLPDAGFIDTVRLGGTWGSWGSPMVEGANQLAAMPSLHIGWALWVAVTLFRSGAAWWARIASIGHVLVTFTVIVATGNHYWLDALGGAVVVGIGVLAADLARGKPVMWDASASRRLWRRGRPAYTGAVTDTATDAKTPVPPKAAQLAAARTFAAEHGKPVKAVVQRIGRAGARVLLVGGDGALGDVVVPSVETGEALIEAVEGLERSEWDADTVAATVIGPEHRRRMAGPLARR, from the coding sequence GTGACGAACACCACCCCACGTGCGGCCGGTCGGTCTCCCCGCCGTCGGCGCCCGAGGTGGTGGGTCGAGCTCCTGCTCGGACTGGCCCTGTTCGGCGTGTACGCGCTGTTGGGCGCGCTGTCGTTGCCCGGACACGAACGTCGGGCGTTCGTGCACGGTGAGGACATTCTCGCCGTGCAGCGCATGCTGCACACCGACTTCGAACGGTCGGTGAACCATTGGCTGGCCGACCAGGGCTGGTTGATGGTCGTAGCGAACTACGAGTACGCGTTCGGTTACCTCCTCGTCACACTCGTGGCGCTGGTGTGGCTGTATCGACGTAGGCCCCGGCACTACCCGTGGGCGCGGGACGTGTTCGCGATCTCGACCCTGCTCGCGATCCTGTGCTTCTGGCTGTATCCGGTGGCCCCACCGCGACTGCTGCCCGACGCCGGCTTCATCGACACCGTGCGATTGGGGGGCACGTGGGGATCGTGGGGTTCGCCGATGGTCGAGGGGGCCAATCAACTCGCCGCGATGCCCTCGTTGCACATCGGCTGGGCTTTGTGGGTGGCCGTGACCCTGTTCCGAAGCGGCGCGGCGTGGTGGGCGCGCATCGCCAGCATCGGGCACGTGTTGGTGACGTTCACGGTGATCGTCGCCACCGGTAACCACTATTGGCTCGATGCGCTCGGTGGTGCCGTCGTGGTGGGGATCGGTGTTCTGGCCGCGGACCTCGCCCGGGGCAAACCGGTGATGTGGGACGCTTCCGCTTCCAGGAGACTGTGGCGACGCGGCCGCCCCGCATACACTGGCGCCGTGACTGACACCGCAACCGACGCCAAGACCCCCGTTCCTCCGAAGGCCGCCCAGCTCGCCGCCGCGCGCACGTTCGCCGCCGAACACGGCAAGCCGGTGAAGGCGGTCGTTCAGCGTATCGGTCGTGCCGGAGCCAGGGTGCTGCTCGTCGGTGGTGACGGCGCCCTCGGCGATGTCGTGGTCCCGAGCGTGGAGACCGGGGAAGCGCTGATCGAGGCGGTGGAGGGGCTCGAGCGTTCCGAATGGGACGCCGACACCGTGGCCGCCACCGTGATCGGTCCTGAGCACCGCAGGAGGATGGCCGGCCCGCTGGCGCGCCGTTGA